TATCACCTGCTCTTATCTTTAAACTCAGCTGCCACCTGAACAATCTTTTCAATCAAAGCATCAGAAAGTGCCTTGTTTTCCTCTATTTCCTGGCCTATTTCCGGATAGTCACGTGCAAAGTAATCCAGCAGTTCCTTCTGATACGCCTTAATTTTTGCTGCCTCTACATGCATCATCTGTTTATGTGTCGCCGCAATCAGCGTAATTACCTGCTGATTCAACGGTAACGGATTGGAAAGCGGCTGTTTTAACAATTCCATAAGCGTTTTTCCATACTGCAGCTGTTCCTTGGTTGCATCATCCAAATCTGATGAGAATTGGGTGAATACCTCCATCTCACGATATTGTGCCAGGTCAATACGCACACTGCCGGATGCTTTTTTCATGGCTTTTGTCTGTGCAGCACCACCTACACGTGAAACAGAAAGTCCTACATTGACGGCCGGGCGCATACCCGAATTGAACAAATCACTTTCCAGGAATATCTGGCCATCCGTGATGGAAATTACATTGGTTGGTATATATGCTGACACATCTCCGGCCTGTGTTTCAATTATCGGCAGTGCTGTGATGGAGCCTCCACCCAGTTCTTTACTTAACTGGCTGGACCTCTCCAATAATCTGGAATGCAGGTAAAATACATCTCCGGGATAAGCCTCGCGTCCCGGTGAACGCTCTAAAAGCAGGGAAAGTGCACGATATGCTACCGCATGTTTTGACAAATCGTCGTATATAATCAGCACATCTTTCCCTTTATGCATAAAGTACTCAGCCATCGCGGTTCCGGAGTAAGGGACGATGTACTGCAAAGGTGCACAATCACTTGCTGTGGCAGAAACTACGATTGTATAATCCATAGCATCGTGTTTCGTAAAGGTATTCACAAGTTTTGCAATTGTGGAGGCCTTTTGTCCGATTGCCACATAGATGCAGATTACATCCTTTCCCTTCTGGTTCAGGATTGTATCTGTAGCGATAGAAGTTTTGCCGGTTTGACGGTCACCGATGATCAGTTCCCTCTGGCCACGGCCAATCGGGAACATGGAATCGATAGCCAGTATTCCTGTCTCCATTGGTGTATCTACGGATTTTCTGTCAATGATTCCGGGAGCAGGCTGCTCCACCGGGCGAAAACCATCTTCCTTAATTTCCCCTTTTCCATCTATAGGCGTTCCTAACGCATCCACGACGCGTCCGATAAAATTATCACCTACCGGTACGCCCGCCTTTCTGCCCGAACGAGCTACCCGGGTTCCCTCCCTGATTCCGGTCTCCCGGCCAAAGAGGATAACGCCGATCTGATGACGCTTGATATCCTGCACCATACCCTTAAGGCCATTTTCAAATGTAACGATTTCCCCATACATGGCATGGTCGATTCCGTATACAGTTGCAATGCCGTCGCCTACGTAGATGACGGTACCAGTCTCCTGGTCTTTGGCGACGGCGTCGTAATTCTCTATTTCCTCTTTCAGAATCGATATGATTTCTTCTGAATTAATTGAACTCAACTCGTTCACCTCTTTTCATATTGGATGCCAGCTGCTGCATACGTCCACGAACACTCCAGTCAAACTCCCGGCTGCCCGTCCGTATAATAAAGCCACCCAGCAGTTCCGGAGCGTGTACCATGGTTAACTCCACCTCACCGGCACCGTATTTTCTGCAAAGAAACTTCTCAATCCGCTCTCTTTGTTCCTCTTTTGGTTCTGTGACATAATACAAGGATGCAGATAAGATATTTCTTTTCTTATTTCTATAATCGTGATAAGCCTCTAACACATCCTTTAACATGCTAATCTTGTGGTTATCACACATTTTTTTCAGAAAGTTAACGATTTCTTCCGGGAATATCTTACTGATGATGCTATGCCTGACATCCATAGATATCGTGGGGTTTGTAAGTATTTCCGCTACTTCAGGAATTTCTTCCCATATCTTTGCCGTATGATTTATGGCCTTCTCATCTATTTCCAGTTCATACAAAACTATGCCATAATTAATTGCGGTCTCTGTCATCACTGTCACCTGCTTTATTCAAAAACTGATCATAGAGCGCCTGGTCGCTTTCTGCCCCTGACTTTTCTCCCAAAATTCTGGATGCTGCCAAGAGAGCAAGGTCTGCCACCTGAGACTCCATCTCATGCTTTGCTTTTTCCCGCTCAAGTTCGATATTATCTTTTGCCTTTTTCATCAGGCTGCCAGCCTCACTGTTCGCCTGGCTGATAATCCGTTCATATTCGAACTGCGCATCTTTCTTCGCTTTTTCTATCATCTGGTCGGACTCATCCTGCATCGATGCGATTTTTTCTTCATACTGGCTTTTTAATTCCAAAGCCTCTGAATTCTTTTGCTCCGCATGCTGCATCTGTCCGTCAATCATCGCCTGACGCTTTTCCTGTATTGCTTTAATTGGCTTAAACAGAAATTTCTTCAGGCAGAGATATAACAGCAGTACTTCGATGACAACACCGGCCATGTTCCAAAAACTTATATTCAGCACTTTGCTGCACCTGCCTTTTTGTTATTGAACTGCTTATATTTCCAGTTTCTTACAATACAAAGATAATCAGAAGGCCGATTACAAAACCATAGATAGCGGTTGCCTCTGCAAGCGCTGCGCCCAGCAGCAAAACCTTGGAAATTTTACCTTCCGCCTCCGGCTGCCTTGCGATGGACTCTGTTGCCTTGGCTGTTGCCAAACCGATACCAATACCTGCTCCAATTCCTGTAAATGCTGCGATTGCTGCTCCAATTGCTACTAAACTCATGATTTTTCTCCTTTTCACTCATCGTTTTTTCAGGTGCGGATGGAATCGTATTCTTCCCGCTGCCTGTCTGCATGTTTTTCTATTGTTACGCTTCAATCTGTTCACTGATAAATAAAGACGTTAACAGACAGAACACGTAAGCCTGAATCACTCCATCAAAAATATCAAAATACAAGCTGAATGGAAATGGCAGCAGTATCGGACATACACCCTTTATCAGTTCCATAACCACAAATGCTCCAACCACGTTGCCAAATAATCGCATACACAGAGAAACCGGCCGGATAGCGATCTCCAGAATATTGATTGGAGTAATCAATGCCATCGGATGGGCAAAGCTTTTTATCCATCCCCCTACTCCACTGGCATGAATGCCGGCATACTCGATCACAATAATACTCATAATCGCCAATGCCGCTGTCACGTTGATGTCTTTCGTCGGTGGTTTGAATCCTAAAAGTCCAATCAGATTCGAAACAGTGATGAATATGATTATTGTCATCATATAGGGAGTATAACGCTTCCCTTTCTCACCCAACAGATCCCGGAAAAAGTTCTCAAGCCAATCGATACCAGCCTCAACCATCAATTGTTTCTTCCCCGGATTTTCAACCCGCAAATCGTGGGTCAGCCATATGGACATCAAAATCAGTACCGCCATGATGATCCATATAACTACCGTGGATTCCAATACTGGAATACCACCGAAAACCGGAATGGTAAATACCGTGTCACAGTTAATCTGACGAAGTAAATCCTCTTTAAATGCTTCCGTTTTTCTCCCTCCCTTCTTAATTTAACGCACTTACGTTACTGCTAAAATTTGAATTTGTCAACAAAAATCGAATTCTATATATCAGACAATTACTTTGCGAAAAAATTGTTTATATCATACAAATCGGTTACAAACCCTGGTCGGGAAATTTATAATTTTTTAATATTTCAGAAGGTGTTTTTACAAAAATAGAACTTTCCTGAAATTTTTTTTAATGTTTTTTTTATTTTTACATGTATTTTTGTCTATTTATTAACCAAAAAAGAGATATCTCTGTTTCAATCCATATAAGAACTGAAAAAGATATCTCCTTTTAGTATGCATATAAATACTCTATTCTATTCGCCGCACTTGAAATCCATGTTCCCCAAGTGCCTGCTCAATGCTGTCCAGAACCTCTTTTGACTCTGCCAGAACTGTATGGCAGTGAACCCCACTGGTTACTTTGTTCAGGGGGCTGGATTTCCCGCTTCTGATTCCTTCCATGAACCGGGAAACCTGAAGTCTGGAACTGAC
The window above is part of the Novisyntrophococcus fermenticellae genome. Proteins encoded here:
- the atpH gene encoding ATP synthase F1 subunit delta, which encodes MTETAINYGIVLYELEIDEKAINHTAKIWEEIPEVAEILTNPTISMDVRHSIISKIFPEEIVNFLKKMCDNHKISMLKDVLEAYHDYRNKKRNILSASLYYVTEPKEEQRERIEKFLCRKYGAGEVELTMVHAPELLGGFIIRTGSREFDWSVRGRMQQLASNMKRGERVEFN
- a CDS encoding F0F1 ATP synthase subunit A, producing the protein MKKGGRKTEAFKEDLLRQINCDTVFTIPVFGGIPVLESTVVIWIIMAVLILMSIWLTHDLRVENPGKKQLMVEAGIDWLENFFRDLLGEKGKRYTPYMMTIIIFITVSNLIGLLGFKPPTKDINVTAALAIMSIIVIEYAGIHASGVGGWIKSFAHPMALITPINILEIAIRPVSLCMRLFGNVVGAFVVMELIKGVCPILLPFPFSLYFDIFDGVIQAYVFCLLTSLFISEQIEA
- the atpE gene encoding ATP synthase F0 subunit C, with the translated sequence MSLVAIGAAIAAFTGIGAGIGIGLATAKATESIARQPEAEGKISKVLLLGAALAEATAIYGFVIGLLIIFVL
- the atpA gene encoding F0F1 ATP synthase subunit alpha, translating into MSSINSEEIISILKEEIENYDAVAKDQETGTVIYVGDGIATVYGIDHAMYGEIVTFENGLKGMVQDIKRHQIGVILFGRETGIREGTRVARSGRKAGVPVGDNFIGRVVDALGTPIDGKGEIKEDGFRPVEQPAPGIIDRKSVDTPMETGILAIDSMFPIGRGQRELIIGDRQTGKTSIATDTILNQKGKDVICIYVAIGQKASTIAKLVNTFTKHDAMDYTIVVSATASDCAPLQYIVPYSGTAMAEYFMHKGKDVLIIYDDLSKHAVAYRALSLLLERSPGREAYPGDVFYLHSRLLERSSQLSKELGGGSITALPIIETQAGDVSAYIPTNVISITDGQIFLESDLFNSGMRPAVNVGLSVSRVGGAAQTKAMKKASGSVRIDLAQYREMEVFTQFSSDLDDATKEQLQYGKTLMELLKQPLSNPLPLNQQVITLIAATHKQMMHVEAAKIKAYQKELLDYFARDYPEIGQEIEENKALSDALIEKIVQVAAEFKDKSR
- the atpF gene encoding F0F1 ATP synthase subunit B, whose translation is MLNISFWNMAGVVIEVLLLYLCLKKFLFKPIKAIQEKRQAMIDGQMQHAEQKNSEALELKSQYEEKIASMQDESDQMIEKAKKDAQFEYERIISQANSEAGSLMKKAKDNIELEREKAKHEMESQVADLALLAASRILGEKSGAESDQALYDQFLNKAGDSDDRDRN